From the Pseudomonas sp. Teo4 genome, the window GCCCACCAGGCCCGAACCCACCAGCTCCTGCAACGCTGTCTCCAGTTCGCTGGGCAGCAGGTGCGCTTCATGGGCCAGCTCATCGAAGAACAGCGCACCATGGGTTTGTAGCACTTCATGCACGCGTTGCGCACGCGCGCCGAGGGTATCGGCAGCGGGTGTGGGGGCGAGGCTGCGCCAGGTGTTCAGTTGCTCACGGGGCAGCAGCACCAGTGGTGTGCTCGACAGGGTGCTGCTCGCCACGGTCGTCGCCAGCCGGCTCCAGGCGAATTGCCCGCTGCGACAGGTATCGTCCAGCCAGTAGGGGCTGAAGTCCTTGATCCGCGCTGGCAGTACTTCGGCTTCCCAGGCGCCGGCCGCACAGGGGAACCCCTGCAACTGTTGCAACACTTCGCTGACCGACTCCGGCCCTCGCAGGCGCACTTCGTCGGCCAAATGCTGCCAGTCGAACAGAAAACGCATGAAGTCCTGCAGGCTGACAGGTTCGATTTCCCGGCGCAGGCGCTTGACCGTGTAGCGGTGGATTCGCGCCAGCAGGTGGCGTTCGCACCACTGCAACGTTGGTTGGCCCGGTGTGAAGTGGCCACGCAGTACGTAGCCTTCGCCTTCCAGTCGAACCAAGGCCTGTTCCACGTCACTGGCCGGCAACCCCAGAGGCGTGGCGACCTGCACCAAGGTCAGCGGGCCATGCACACTCAAGCGCGCACGTATCAGCTCGCACAGGGCTTGATCGTGGTCGAGGGGCTGGTCGAAGCCGGGAAGGGGCGCGAGATCGGGCTCCAGATGTGCGTGCGCATACAGCGCCCGCAGCAGGCTCAGGCGTTCGCGGGCCAGCCACAGTTGTTGCTCCGGCAGGCGGAGCGCCCGCCCTGCCTTGGCCAGTTGCCTGAGCAGCAGCTCCCAACTGGCGTTGGTCCGGACCTCGGCCTGGCTGGTCGCGCCCATGCCCATCAATGCCTCGTGCATCTCGTCGGCGCTGACTGGCTGTGGCCAGGCTTCGGCTTCGACGGCACTGATCGCTTCGGCGTCCAGCGCACCCAGGTCATCGCTGCTGTGCACATCGTTCCAACGCCGGTTGAGCACCGCCTGGGTACGCCGCTCTTCCAGCGGCGCGTCATCGAGAAAGGCATAGGGGCGGGCGTTGAGGATGGCCGAGGCCAGCGGCGAGGGGGCCGGCAGGTCACGGCTGAGCAGCCTCACCGAGCCGCTTTCCATGCGCCGCAGCAAAGCCAGCCAACCTTCGCTGTCCATGGCCTCATGCAGGCAATCGTCGAGGGTTTGCTCTACCAGTGGGTGGTCGGGTATCTGCCGTTCGCCGACGATGTTTTCCAGGCATGCGATCTGGTCGGGGAACACCGAGGCAATCAGGTCCTCGCTCTTCATCCGCTGGATCTGCGGGGCCACCTTGCGCCCCCCGACAAAGCGCGGCAGGGCCAGGGCCACCGCAGCTGTCCAGCGCCAGCGCACGCCAAACAGTGGCGCGTCGAGCAGGGCCTGGACCAGAATCTGTTCGGCGCTGCGGCTAGACAGGTAGCGCCACACTTCCTCCAGTTCGAAGCTGTGGCTGGTGGACAGCGACAGCACGATGGCGTCCTCGCTGGCGGCTGCCTGCAACTCGAAATTGAAGGTGCGGCAGAAGCGCTTGCGCAGCGCCAGGCCCCAGGCGCGATTGATGCGGCTGCCGTAGGGGGAATGGATGATCAGTTGGGTACCGCCGGACTCGTCGAAAAAACGTTCCATCACCAGGGTCTGCTGCGAGGGCAGGGCGCCCAGCACCTGACGGGTGCGGCCGAGGTAGTCCAGCAGCTGGCTGGCGCAGTTTTCGTCCAGTTCGAAGGTGCCCTGCAGCCACTCAAGCACGGGCGCGAAATCACCGTCGCTCATGCTCAGGCGTTCATCGATTCGGGCTTGCAGGCGGGCCACTGCGGCAGACAACTCATTGCTGCGCCCAGGCGCCTCGCCAATCCAGAATGGAATGGTCGGCGGCAGGCCGTGTGCGTCTTCGACACGCACTCGCCCAGGCTCCACCCGCAGGATGCGGTAAGACGCATTGCCGAGCTGGAAGATGTCACCGGCAATGCTCTCGATGGCGAAATCTTCGTTGACGCTACCGATGTTCAGCGCCTGGGGCTCGAGCAGCACGGCATAGTCGGCCGTCTCGGGGATGGTGCCGCCACTGGTCAGCGCAGTAAGCTGGCTACCCCGACGGCCGCGCACGGTGCCACTGACCGCATCGCGATGCAGGTAGGCGCTGCGTACGCCCTGACGGCCGTTGAAGCCCTCGGCCAGCATGCGCAACAGCGCCTGGTAATGGCCCTCGTCAAGTTCGGCATAGGGCGAGGCCTTGCGCAGCAGATCGAGCAGCGCAGATTCCCCCCAGGGCTGGTTGCTCACTTCCGCGACAATCTGTTGGGCCAGCACATCCAGCGGGGCGTTGGGGATATGCAGTTCATCCAGCTCGCCCTGACGCACGCCGTCGAGCAAGGCCACGCACTCGATCAGGTCGTCCCGTGACGTGGGAAACAGCCGCCCCTTGGGCACGCCGTCGACCTGGTGGCCAGAACGGCCGACACGTTGTAGGAAGGCTGCGATCGACCCGGGCGAGGCGATCTGGCACACCAGGTCGACGTCGCCGATGTCGATGCCCAGTTCCAGTGAAGCGGTGGCCACCAGCACCTGCAGCTCGCCCGCCTTGAGCCGTTGCTCGGCGGCCAGGCGATATTCCTTGGCCAGGCTGCCGTGATGCGCGGCTACCGCGTGGTTGCCCAGGCGCTCGCCCAGGTGGCGGGTCAGGCGCTCGGCCAGGCGTCGGGTATTGACGAAAATCAGCGTGGTGCGATGTTCGCGGGCCAGCGCGGCGAGACGATCGTAGACCAGGCCCCAGACATCGGTGGCCATCACCGCCTCCAGTGGAACCGGCGGGACTTCCAGTGCCAGGTCACGCTGGCGGATGTGGCCGACATCGACAATCGCGCAAGGGCGTTCATGCCCGGCAAGAAACCGCGCCACCTGTTCAACTGGGCGCTGGGTCGCCGACAGGCCGATCCGCCGCAGTGGCCGCCCGGCCAGCGCTTCCAGGCGCTCCAGCGTCAACGCCAGATGGCTGCCGCGCTTGTTGCCGGCCAAGGCGTGGATTTCGTCGACGATCACCGTGTGCACGCTGGCCAGGCCCTCGCGGCCCGAGGCAGAGCCCAGCAGCACGTACAGCGATTCGGGGGTGGTCACCAGGATGTGTGGTGCCACCTTGCGCATGGCTGTGCGTTCTTTCTGCGCAGTATCGCCGGTGCGGACGGTGGTGGTGATACGCGGTGCTTTCAGGCCCTGATCTTCAAGGGCCTTGCCGATGCCATCGAGCGGTGTCTGCAAATTCAGCCGGATATCGTTGGACAGGGCCTTGAGTGGCGAGACGTACACCACCTGGGTTTGCGCGGGAAGCTCGCCGTCGTGCGCCAAGCCTTCGCGATACAGCTCATCGAGCACGGCCAGAAAGGCGCTCAGGGTCTTGCCCGAGCCGGTAGGTGCGGCGAGCAACATCGACTGGCCGGCATGAATCAGCGGCCAGGCCTGGGCCTGGGCGTCGGTGACCGTGGCGAAATGGCGACGGAACCAGGTACCGACGGCGGGATGGAACAGCTCGAGCACCGGGTGCTGGTGGGCTGGCAGGTTCATGTGTTGGTTATGGAGGGTCGGCAGCGGCTTGGCAAGGGGCCGTTCGTCGCGGATCTTCTGTAGACTGTTCCGTCCCTATCGCTGGCAAGCCAGCTCCCACAGGTATCGTACAACCTGTGGGAGCCGGCTTGCCGGCGATGAGGCCGATACAGACGGCACTTCATTTGCACCTTTCTCAGCGAGCCCTTCAATGTCCAACACCATCCGCATCGCCGCAGCCCTGCTGATCGACCCGCAAGGCCGTACCCTGCTGGTGCGCAAGCGCGGCACCCTGGCCTTCATGCAGCCAGGTGGCAAGATCGACGCAGGCGAGTCGCCGGCCCAGGCACTGGTGCGCGAGCTTCATGAAGAGCTGGGCCTGCGGGTCGATCCTGTGGACATCCTGCACATGGGGCGCTTCAGCGCTCCGGCGGCCAACGAGCCGGGGTTCGAGGTACAGGCTGAGTTGTTCCGCGTTGACTGCGCCGAGGTTGTAGCCCCGGCGGCGGAAATCGAAGAAGTGGTGTGGCTGGCGGCAGAGGAGGCCACGGCGTTGAACCTGGCGCCACTGACCCGCGACCTGATCCTGCCGCTGTGGCGCGAGAGCCTCAACGCACCGCGCTGACCCCATCGAGGGTGGCGAACGAAGTGTCCTTGGCGGTCAGCAGGAAGTCGCGCATGTACGGAGCATCGAGCATGTCGGTGCGGACCGCCGCGTAAAGCGTGGCGAACAGGCCCTTTTCGCCCAGGCGCTTGCCTTTCACATAGCCCCGCGAGCTGTATTCGTGCAGCGCCCAGTGCGGCATGCCGCAGACACCACGGCCGCTGGCCACCAGCTGCATCATCATGACCGTCAGCTCTGAGGTGCGAACGGCAGCCGGTTCGATGTCGGCAGGCTCCAGGAAGCGGGTGAAGATGTCCAGGCGGTCGCGTTCGACCGGGTAGGTGATCAGCGTTTGCTCGATCAGGTCCTGTGGCACGATGTAGGGCTTGCTGGCCAGCGGGTGCTGGTTGGCCACGGCAAGCATGGCCTCGTAGGTGAACAGCGGCACGTAGGTGATGCCAGCCAGGTCCACCGGGTCGGACGTCACCACCAGGTCGAGGTCGCCACGGGCCAGCGCTGGCAACGGTGCGAAGGCAAAGCCCGAGGCCAGGTCCAGTTCCACTTCCGGCCAGGCATCGCGGAACTGGTCGATGGTCGGCATCAGCCACTGGAAGCAGCTGTGGCATTCGATGGCCATGTGCAGGCGCCCGGCGGTACCTCCGGCCAGGCGGGCGATGTCGCGTTCGGCGCCACGCAGCAGCGGCAGGGTGGCATCGGCCAATTGCAGCAGGCGCAGGCCTGCGCTGGTGAAACGGATCGGTTTGGTCTTGCGCACGAATAACGGCAGGCCCAGACGCTCTTCCAGCTCCTTGAACTGGTGCGACAGCGCCGATTGAGTCAGGTGCAGGCGTTCGGCGGCCTCCACCAAACTGTCGGCCTCGCGCAGGGCATGAAGGGTTTTCAGGTGACGGATCTCCAGCACGGCTGACTCCGGGAGAAAAACTTGAGGGAAAATGGAATGAGTTGAGTTTCCCTCATGTTGCCCCTGCCTGTCGACTGGCCTTTGGTACTGACCACTCAGCAGGGTTCATCAAACTGTCACTGAACTGTGGCAGCGCGCCCGAACAGATTTCATCAGACTCACGCTCTACTGGGGATTTGCATTCTGGTGTTTCTTTCATGCGGGCTTTCTTGTTCTTTTTATTCTTTGTGTTGGGCGTACCGGCGGGAGTTGCCGCTGGGCGCTGTGACGCTCAGGTGCCGGTGCAACGGGCCGAACTGGGCGAGTTGAGCCTGGTGTACCAGAGTGTCGGCGCGCCGAGAGATCCGGCTTTGCTGCTCGTCATGGGCCTGGGTGGGCAGTTGATCCATTGGCCCGACGACGTGGTGGAGGCGCTGTGCCGCCAAGGTTTTCGGGTCATTCGCTATGACAACCGCGATGTTGGCCTGTCGCGCTGGAACCAATTGCCGCCCTCGGCCAACCTGACGGTCGAGTTGTTGCGCTACAAGTTTGGCCTGCCGGTTGCCGCGCCTTACAGCCTGACCGATATGGCGGGCGATGGCTTGCGGCTGATGGATGCGCTGGGGGTACGCGATTTCCATGTGCTGGGGGTGAGCATGGGCGGCATGATCGCCCAGCACATGGCAGCCATGGCACCGGAGCGTGTGCGCAGCCTGACGCTGGTGATGTCCAGCTCCGGTGCCGCAGGGTTGCCGGCGCCGAACCCGGCCCTGGTTCAGCTCCTGGCCCGTCGCAACGCCCCGAACCGGGAAGTGGCCATCGAGCAGCAGGCTGACCTGCTGGCTGCGTTGGGCAGCCCCGAGGTGCAAGATGATCGGGCGGTGCTGTTGCAGCAGGCAGCGGCGGCCTATGACCGGGCGTTCAATCCTGAAGGGGCAAAGCGTCAGATCATGGCGATTCTCGCTGAGCCAAGCCGGGTCGAATTGCTGAACCAGCTGCGGGTCCCGACCCTGGTGGTGCATGGCACCGCCGACCCGTTGTTGCCGGTGATGCACGGTGTGCATCTGGCGGCGCATATCCAGGGAAGCCAGCTGCGGTTGATACCGGGGTTGGCTCATCGTTTCCAGGAGCAGTTCAAGGCGCCATTGCTTGGGGCGGTGTTGCCCTATTTACAGGCGCATCGACAGGATATGACGCACATCGCCGGGCTTTGAATAGGTGCTGCCTTCATCGCCGGCAAGCCGGCTCCCACAAGGGGGCGGTGCATTACCTGTAGGAGCCGGCTTGCCGGCGATGAAGGCACCACGATTCGAATCAGTGCATCCGCACCCACACCGTCACCAGTACCGTCGCCGCCATCAGCCAGGCCACCGTGGCCAGCGCCAGCGACACCTCCAGGCGCATCCGGTCCACCAGCACATACAAAGTCGCCAAGTACACGAAGTAGGGAATGATCGACCACATCCCGAACAGGATTGTGGTCTTCAGGTCGTCGACGCCACGCCCCTTGCCGACGATGTAGTGAGCGATCAGGGCGAAGGTGGGGAACAGCGGCACCAGCCCAGCGATGTAGTAGTTGCGGGTCTTCGAAAGGATAGCCAGCAATACGACTACACCAGCGCCCAGGGCGGCTTTGAATACCAGGTCCACGTTGTCTTTCCAGATCAGGTTGAGGTCAGCCGAGGCCGTACTTTTTCACTTTGTCGAACAGCGTCGTCTTGGCCATGCCCAGCTCCTGGCTGGCTTGGCTGAGGTTGCCGCCGGTGCGCTGCAGGGCGTCGCTGAGCAGGTTGCGCTCGAACGCCTCGACGGCCTCGGAAAAGCCCAGGCCTTGAGCCGCGCCACCGCTGCTGCTTTTCTTGAAGGCCGGCAGGCCCAAGGCGTAGCGTTCGGCGACGTTGCGCAGTTCACGTACGTTGCCTGGCCAGTCATGGGCCATCAGGCGAGACAGGGTCTGGCTGTCCAGTGTCGGGATGTCACGGTCAAAGCGCAGCGCGGACTGCTGCAGGAAGTGCTCGAACAACTGCAGGATGTCTTCGCGACGCTCACGCAGCGGTGGCAGCTCCAGGGTGACCACGTTCAGGCGGTAATACAGGTCGCTGCGGAACTGGCCGCTCTGGCCGAGCGCATCAAGGTCGGACTTGGTCGCGGCGATCACCCGGCAGTCCACCGGGATGCTCTGGTTCGAACCCAGGCGTTCCAGGGTGCGTTCCTGCAGCACGCGCAGCAGTTTGATCTGCAGGTTGATCGGCATGCTCTCGACTTCATCGAGGAACAGCGTACCGCCGTTGGCATGTTCGATCTTGCCGATACGGCGTTTTCCGGCACCGGTGAAGGCGTTGGCTTCGTGGCCGAAAATCTCGCTTTCGAACAGGTTTTCTGGCAAACCGCCGCAGTTCAGGGCGACAAAAGGTTGGCCCTGGCGGCGGCTGAAGTCATGCAGGCAACGGGCGACTAGCTCTTTGCCGGTACCGGTTTCGCCCTCGATCAGCACGTTGGCCGAGGTGTCGGCGACGTTGGCGATCAGCTCGCGCAGGTGCTCCATGGCCGGGGAGCGGCCGATGATGCGACCTTCCAGGCTGCTTTGGCTGGCCAGTTGGCGGCGCAGGGCAACCACTTCGCGTGACAGGCCGCGTTGCTCGAGGGCGCGGCGTACCACATCGACCAGCCGCTCTGGGGAGAACGGTTTTTCCATGAAGTCGTAGGCGCCGTTGCGCATTGCGCCGACCGCCATGTCGATGTCGCCGTGGCCGGTGATCAGTACCACTGGCAGGCTGCGGTCACGGGCCTTGAGCCGGTTCAGCAGTTCCAGGCCGTCGATGCCTGGCAGGCGGATATCACTGACGACGATGCCGGCGAAGTCATCGCCAATGCGTTCCAGTGCCTGTTCGGCACTGCCGACACCTTCGCAGGCGATGTCCTCCAGGGCCAACGCCTGTTGGCAGCCGAGCAGCACATGCGGGTCGTCTTCGACGATCAGGACGGTAAGAGGCGCTTGGTTCATGGGTGCTCTGCCGATTCGCTAGGGGGCGTGGCCAAGGGCAGGGCAAGCACGAAGGCAGTCCCGCCACCTGCGGGGTGCTCGACGCTCAGGGTGCCCTTGGCGGCGGCGGCAAGGCTCGCCGACAGGGTCAGGCCCAGGCCCAGGCCATGTTCGCCCGGTTTGGTGGTGAAGAAGGGTTCGAACAGGTGCTTGCGTGCCTCTGGGTCGATGCCA encodes:
- the metR gene encoding transcriptional regulator MetR, which translates into the protein MLEIRHLKTLHALREADSLVEAAERLHLTQSALSHQFKELEERLGLPLFVRKTKPIRFTSAGLRLLQLADATLPLLRGAERDIARLAGGTAGRLHMAIECHSCFQWLMPTIDQFRDAWPEVELDLASGFAFAPLPALARGDLDLVVTSDPVDLAGITYVPLFTYEAMLAVANQHPLASKPYIVPQDLIEQTLITYPVERDRLDIFTRFLEPADIEPAAVRTSELTVMMMQLVASGRGVCGMPHWALHEYSSRGYVKGKRLGEKGLFATLYAAVRTDMLDAPYMRDFLLTAKDTSFATLDGVSAVR
- a CDS encoding DEAD/DEAH box helicase; the protein is MNLPAHQHPVLELFHPAVGTWFRRHFATVTDAQAQAWPLIHAGQSMLLAAPTGSGKTLSAFLAVLDELYREGLAHDGELPAQTQVVYVSPLKALSNDIRLNLQTPLDGIGKALEDQGLKAPRITTTVRTGDTAQKERTAMRKVAPHILVTTPESLYVLLGSASGREGLASVHTVIVDEIHALAGNKRGSHLALTLERLEALAGRPLRRIGLSATQRPVEQVARFLAGHERPCAIVDVGHIRQRDLALEVPPVPLEAVMATDVWGLVYDRLAALAREHRTTLIFVNTRRLAERLTRHLGERLGNHAVAAHHGSLAKEYRLAAEQRLKAGELQVLVATASLELGIDIGDVDLVCQIASPGSIAAFLQRVGRSGHQVDGVPKGRLFPTSRDDLIECVALLDGVRQGELDELHIPNAPLDVLAQQIVAEVSNQPWGESALLDLLRKASPYAELDEGHYQALLRMLAEGFNGRQGVRSAYLHRDAVSGTVRGRRGSQLTALTSGGTIPETADYAVLLEPQALNIGSVNEDFAIESIAGDIFQLGNASYRILRVEPGRVRVEDAHGLPPTIPFWIGEAPGRSNELSAAVARLQARIDERLSMSDGDFAPVLEWLQGTFELDENCASQLLDYLGRTRQVLGALPSQQTLVMERFFDESGGTQLIIHSPYGSRINRAWGLALRKRFCRTFNFELQAAASEDAIVLSLSTSHSFELEEVWRYLSSRSAEQILVQALLDAPLFGVRWRWTAAVALALPRFVGGRKVAPQIQRMKSEDLIASVFPDQIACLENIVGERQIPDHPLVEQTLDDCLHEAMDSEGWLALLRRMESGSVRLLSRDLPAPSPLASAILNARPYAFLDDAPLEERRTQAVLNRRWNDVHSSDDLGALDAEAISAVEAEAWPQPVSADEMHEALMGMGATSQAEVRTNASWELLLRQLAKAGRALRLPEQQLWLARERLSLLRALYAHAHLEPDLAPLPGFDQPLDHDQALCELIRARLSVHGPLTLVQVATPLGLPASDVEQALVRLEGEGYVLRGHFTPGQPTLQWCERHLLARIHRYTVKRLRREIEPVSLQDFMRFLFDWQHLADEVRLRGPESVSEVLQQLQGFPCAAGAWEAEVLPARIKDFSPYWLDDTCRSGQFAWSRLATTVASSTLSSTPLVLLPREQLNTWRSLAPTPAADTLGARAQRVHEVLQTHGALFFDELAHEAHLLPSELETALQELVGSGLVGADSFTGLRSLITPAAKRAPRSARRGHPPVSSSMAHAGRWALLRRSASAPDAEQRLEHIARSLLRRYGVVCWRLLERESDVLPPWRELQRCFHRLEARGEIRGGRFIAGLAGEQFALPEAVGLLRQVRRREAQGALVMISASDPLNLLGTLLPGAKVPAVSGNRVLYRDGVPVANRVAGRYQFLVEATEAEQAQWRQRLLRDWPYAT
- a CDS encoding alpha/beta hydrolase, with amino-acid sequence MRAFLFFLFFVLGVPAGVAAGRCDAQVPVQRAELGELSLVYQSVGAPRDPALLLVMGLGGQLIHWPDDVVEALCRQGFRVIRYDNRDVGLSRWNQLPPSANLTVELLRYKFGLPVAAPYSLTDMAGDGLRLMDALGVRDFHVLGVSMGGMIAQHMAAMAPERVRSLTLVMSSSGAAGLPAPNPALVQLLARRNAPNREVAIEQQADLLAALGSPEVQDDRAVLLQQAAAAYDRAFNPEGAKRQIMAILAEPSRVELLNQLRVPTLVVHGTADPLLPVMHGVHLAAHIQGSQLRLIPGLAHRFQEQFKAPLLGAVLPYLQAHRQDMTHIAGL
- a CDS encoding NUDIX domain-containing protein — translated: MSNTIRIAAALLIDPQGRTLLVRKRGTLAFMQPGGKIDAGESPAQALVRELHEELGLRVDPVDILHMGRFSAPAANEPGFEVQAELFRVDCAEVVAPAAEIEEVVWLAAEEATALNLAPLTRDLILPLWRESLNAPR
- a CDS encoding GlpM family protein, whose protein sequence is MDLVFKAALGAGVVVLLAILSKTRNYYIAGLVPLFPTFALIAHYIVGKGRGVDDLKTTILFGMWSIIPYFVYLATLYVLVDRMRLEVSLALATVAWLMAATVLVTVWVRMH
- a CDS encoding sigma-54 dependent transcriptional regulator; amino-acid sequence: MNQAPLTVLIVEDDPHVLLGCQQALALEDIACEGVGSAEQALERIGDDFAGIVVSDIRLPGIDGLELLNRLKARDRSLPVVLITGHGDIDMAVGAMRNGAYDFMEKPFSPERLVDVVRRALEQRGLSREVVALRRQLASQSSLEGRIIGRSPAMEHLRELIANVADTSANVLIEGETGTGKELVARCLHDFSRRQGQPFVALNCGGLPENLFESEIFGHEANAFTGAGKRRIGKIEHANGGTLFLDEVESMPINLQIKLLRVLQERTLERLGSNQSIPVDCRVIAATKSDLDALGQSGQFRSDLYYRLNVVTLELPPLRERREDILQLFEHFLQQSALRFDRDIPTLDSQTLSRLMAHDWPGNVRELRNVAERYALGLPAFKKSSSGGAAQGLGFSEAVEAFERNLLSDALQRTGGNLSQASQELGMAKTTLFDKVKKYGLG